ATTGCCCCAGTGGTCGCGTCCGGGAGTGCCCATGCTCATCGGCGGGCCGCCATTGCCACCGTCGTTCATGCGAGGTGTGCGGCTGAACTCGCCACAAAGGATGACCATCGTCTTCTCGAGCAGGCCCCGATTGGCGAGGTCGGTCAGGAGACCGTGCACGCACTGATCGACTTTGGGAAGGTAGTTATTCATTCCCTTCTCGAGGTCCCAGTGATGATCCCAGCCTGCAAAATGGCAAGTGACAAACGTTGTGCCAGCTTCGACGAGGCGTCGCGCCAGCAGAACGCTTTGGCCCCAGGTATGGCGGCCGTACATCTCGCGCGTTTCGGGTTTTTCTTGCGACAGATCGAACGCCTCGCGGGCGGCGGTGCTGGTCACCATTTCGTAAGCCTGGCGATCGAAGCGATCCATAGCGTCGAGCATGCCGCTGCGGTCGGTCTCTTTTCGCAGGCGATCGAAACTGGCGACCAGATTGCGTCGGTCTTCGAGGCGGTCGATCGACATTTGCCCCGGAAGGGAGAGATTGCGGACTTCGAACTTTTCGTTGTTCGGATCGCCATCGGTTTCAAACGGGTTGTGCTGCACGCCGAGGTAGTTCCCCGCGAAATACCCGGGGCGCAATCCAATGCTGCTGGCGTAAGGAACCGCGACATTCGACGGCATGCCGGGTTTGCGGGGGCCGGCGAGTTTGGTGGCGATTGAGCCAATGAACGGGAACTTCCCAGCGTTATTTGCGCCGCTGACTCCCGCCCCACGCCCGGTGAGCATCCAGTGACCACCCGTAAAGTGGTCTCCCGAATTGTGATACATCGAGCGGATGACCGAGAACTTGTCGGCCACTTTGGCGTGCAGTGGAAAGAGTTCTGTCACCTGCATGCCAGGAACATTGGTGTCGATGGGACGCCAGATGCCGCGATATTCTGGCGGCGCTTCGGGCTTCATGTCGTAGGTGTCCATGTGCCCTGGACCACCATCGAGCCACAGCAGAATGACCGAGGTATCTTTCGCGCTGCCGGTCGACGCCGCTGCAGCCTCTTTAGCTTCGAGCATGTGGCTGAGGGGAACCGATGCCATGCCTGCCATGCCGATTTGCAGGAACGAGCGGCGCGAAATGCCGTCGCAATACGAGTGCGGGCCACCAGCGGGGATGCGGAGCACCATGGCAACTCCAAAACGTGCGGAGGGAGAGTCGGTCGGAAGGAAGGGGACGAACGTGGGCCGTAGCGGTCGCCACTAAGTGGGGCTTAGTGCAGCGTCGACGAGCGTAGTTCGAGGCGGGCAGGCTTTGTGAACGGTCGATGTATCTGTGATCTTTGATCGGTAGCGTAGTGGTCTTTCGCCAGCGGTGTCAACCGAAATCGGAGGTATTAAGGAACCGGCCTCCCGTTTTTCGGAATCTCCGCTGCAATCTTCCGGCATGGAATCTGCATGGAGTGCGAGCAGCCCGAGAATCGGCGACTTTGTCGGTAAGGTTCTTGGGGATGTTTGCGGTGTTTGGGGTATTGCTTCCGGCTGCCAATGTGTGGTTTGCTTTGCGGTGGCTGAAGTTCGTAAGTGATTGCAGATTCATCAGTTAAGTAGACGGTGGAGATCAGTGGCTCAGCGGATGTCTTAGTGACTTGGTACCACGATGGGCGGTGATTGGTCCCGCGAAATGAAAAACTGATCTTGTAAGATTTACACAGCTGGGACACATTGCTTCGCTGTGTGACATGCTGTGCCCCCAGAGTGGGTGCGGAATACTGTTCAAAGATGGCTTTGGGCTGTTTTGCAAGGATTAGCAAAGCGAAGTCCAGCAGCCGGTGACATGGATGACCGGGCAATCTCGCACGAGTTGCCTAAGCAGGGATGCGACGACCGACGACTCGGTGCGCCAACGTTTGGTGCGCGACTCATCTGCCGCTCTCCTCCCGACGAATTTCAGGGAGCGAAATCATGGTGGCATCGGTCGCAACAGTTCTTTTGGTGCTCGCCGCAGGTGGCGATGCCGTGCTGCTTCAGTTCTCGTCGCAGAACTGTGCTCCTTGTCAGGCAATGCAATCGACGGTCGAGCGTTTGGCCGGATCGGGCTACTCGGTCCGTCGGGTCGATGTCGACAACTATCCGCAAGTGGCGCGGCAGTACGATGTCCGCGAAATTCCCTGTTTTGTGATGCTGCATGGTGGCCGCGAAACCGATCGCGTGGTGGGACGTGCCTCGTTTGATCGCTTGGCAGCGATGTACACCCCGCCCGAGCAGAATTCGCAGCCCAGCACGACCTTTGTCTCGCATCCCGGAGCAGCACAAGGTCCATCGGCCGCACAACCAGCTGCCCAGTATGTTCCTACTCCTTACAAGCCCGAGCCTTACCAGCCGCAGCATTTGGCCGCCGCACCGATGGCTCAAGCTCCTGTCGCACAAGCTCCCGCTGCGTCGCAGCCCCAGGTTCCTGCAGCTTATGAACAGGCCGATTTTAGTACTCCTCGGGCGGTGGCGGTCACTCCGACCCAGTACCGCGAGGAAGCTGCCAATCCAACCGACGTTCGCCGACGTGCGATGGCCGCCACGGTCCGTCTGAAAGTGGAAGACGAAACCGGGTTTGGATTTGGCACCGGCACGATCATCGATACTCACGACGACGAAGCGCTGGTGGTCACTTGCGGTCACTTGTTCCGCGAGTCGCAAGGGAAGGGGACGATCAGCGTCGATCTGTTTGCCGCTGCTGGTGCGCCTTCGATCGCAGGGCAACTGATCGCCTACGATCTGACACGCGATATCGCCCTCGTGAGCATTCGCCCCGGAATGAAAGTAACTCCCATGACGGTCGCTTCGGGGCTCACTCCCGTTGTGCCACGCGAATCGGTCTTTTCGATTGGCTGCGACAAAGGTGGCGAGCCAAGCGTTCGCGATTCGCAAGTGACAGGTGTGAACAAGTTCCGTGGACCACCGAACGTCACCGTCGCCGGGCAACCTGTCGATGGTAGAAGTGGAGGGGGGCTCTTTAGCGAACAAGGCGAACTGATTGGGATCTGCAATGCTGCCAATCCAGCCGACGACGAAGGGCTCTACGCAGCTCTTGGTAGTATCCACTGGCAACTCGATCAAATTGGCCAAACGCAGCTGTATAAGCGCGAAGCCGAGGTTTCGCAGCAATCTCCAGCCGCTATGCCGCAGGAAGTTCCTCCCGCCCAGTCGCAACAGTTTGCGTCAAATGCGTTCGCCGCGAATGAAGCGGTTGCTCCCGCCGCTGCAGTGCAGCCTGCAGGCAACTTTGCTTTGCCCGAAGAACAACTCCCCACCGAGTTTCCTCAGCGTCAGCAAGAGGTTGCACCTGCAGTGATGAGTGCCTCGATTCCGAGTGGCAGGCAGCAGTTTGCCAAAACGGTTGAAGATGCGTTTGCTGGTGCTGGCGCCGATGAAGAAATGATCCTCATCGTTCGTTCGCGATCCAATCCAGCCGCTCCTTCGCAGGTGTATGTGCTCGATCGCCCTGGCAGCAAGCTGGTTTCGGAGATGGCGGCTGTCGCTCGTCCACTGGCGCCAGCGGCTAATGCTCCACCCGCTCAGCAACTGGCTCGCGAGCATCAGCAGCCAAGCAATGATCCACGCAGCGATCGTTTTGCTCGTCGCGATGAGTATTCGAACGAGCCGATCATCCGCGGCCAGTCGCAGCCGTAGTTCGCCTAGCATGTTTTCGATCACGAACTGACAATCAGCCTGCTGGTCGCTAGCCGCAGGTTCGTGTGATCGAATTCGCACAGCCGCCGCCGTCTTTCGATGCGGCTGCTCACTCGCGCTCGGATTTTTCGAGCGAATCAGCAGGAAATCCCCCACTCGGCCGGTTCTTTACGGCGCGTGGTCTGCGGGCGTGTCCTAGATTACTTCGGAGCAGAGATCGACGCGTCGCGACTTGAAAAAGGGTGCCGCGTCGCGAGGGGAATGCTGATTTTGCTGGAAGTAACTGTGATGATGATTTTGCTACTGATCGTGATGATTTCGGTGGGGAATCTTGCGCTAGGATTTGGCGCAGGGGTCTTCCTGGGACATGGTCCGCGCGAAAAGTTGCGCCGCTATCTTCCTGCGTGGCTGCTGGGGGATGAAGAAGCCCCATCCAGCTCGAATCCACCAGCAGCGACACCTCCCGCTGCCAATTAACTTGCGTGCCTTGCGGCCGCCACTATTCGATCTCGAAGATCGCTTCGACTTCCACGGCCATGTTGCCTGGCAGCGATCCCATGCCGACAGCCGACCGGGCACCGACGCCGTTATCGCGTCCCCAAACTTCGGCCCACAGTTCGCTGCAGCCGTTAATCACAGCAGGATGTGCGGTGAATTCGGGGGTGCAGTTCACCATGCCCAAGGTCTTGATGACACGCTTCACACGGTCGAGCGAGCCGAGCGCTGCTTTAAGCGTGGCCAGCAGCGCGAGCCCCGTTTGCTTGGCGGCATCGTAGCCAAACTGCTGATCGACATCGGCCCCCACTTTGCCGAGCATCAAAGTGCCGTCGGACTTCAGCGGACCATGACCTGA
This window of the Pirellula staleyi DSM 6068 genome carries:
- a CDS encoding trypsin-like peptidase domain-containing protein gives rise to the protein MVASVATVLLVLAAGGDAVLLQFSSQNCAPCQAMQSTVERLAGSGYSVRRVDVDNYPQVARQYDVREIPCFVMLHGGRETDRVVGRASFDRLAAMYTPPEQNSQPSTTFVSHPGAAQGPSAAQPAAQYVPTPYKPEPYQPQHLAAAPMAQAPVAQAPAASQPQVPAAYEQADFSTPRAVAVTPTQYREEAANPTDVRRRAMAATVRLKVEDETGFGFGTGTIIDTHDDEALVVTCGHLFRESQGKGTISVDLFAAAGAPSIAGQLIAYDLTRDIALVSIRPGMKVTPMTVASGLTPVVPRESVFSIGCDKGGEPSVRDSQVTGVNKFRGPPNVTVAGQPVDGRSGGGLFSEQGELIGICNAANPADDEGLYAALGSIHWQLDQIGQTQLYKREAEVSQQSPAAMPQEVPPAQSQQFASNAFAANEAVAPAAAVQPAGNFALPEEQLPTEFPQRQQEVAPAVMSASIPSGRQQFAKTVEDAFAGAGADEEMILIVRSRSNPAAPSQVYVLDRPGSKLVSEMAAVARPLAPAANAPPAQQLAREHQQPSNDPRSDRFARRDEYSNEPIIRGQSQP
- a CDS encoding DUF1501 domain-containing protein; its protein translation is MVLRIPAGGPHSYCDGISRRSFLQIGMAGMASVPLSHMLEAKEAAAASTGSAKDTSVILLWLDGGPGHMDTYDMKPEAPPEYRGIWRPIDTNVPGMQVTELFPLHAKVADKFSVIRSMYHNSGDHFTGGHWMLTGRGAGVSGANNAGKFPFIGSIATKLAGPRKPGMPSNVAVPYASSIGLRPGYFAGNYLGVQHNPFETDGDPNNEKFEVRNLSLPGQMSIDRLEDRRNLVASFDRLRKETDRSGMLDAMDRFDRQAYEMVTSTAAREAFDLSQEKPETREMYGRHTWGQSVLLARRLVEAGTTFVTCHFAGWDHHWDLEKGMNNYLPKVDQCVHGLLTDLANRGLLEKTMVILCGEFSRTPRMNDGGNGGPPMSMGTPGRDHWGNAMSVLVAGGGIQGGRLIGSTNRLGEEPKDQPLQPGDLHHTIFHVLGIDRTAHFIDRSGRPIAAIDHGSVIKELF
- a CDS encoding RidA family protein, producing MSTGNAEAKLAALGLELPPAPKVMGVYKPLVIVGNLAYASGHGPLKSDGTLMLGKVGADVDQQFGYDAAKQTGLALLATLKAALGSLDRVKRVIKTLGMVNCTPEFTAHPAVINGCSELWAEVWGRDNGVGARSAVGMGSLPGNMAVEVEAIFEIE